CCCCTGACATGGTTGACAGGCCCAGTATGACAGGGTATTTGCTCCCCACCCTAAAGAGCGCGCCCTGAGCGCGCTTTTGATTGTTAAAAGACCCGGGCGAATGTGACATTCCCCCTCAGAGATCGCGGATCAGAAAAATGAAGATCAAGAATTCGCTCAAGTCGCTCAAGGCGCGCCATCGTGACAACCGTCTCGTCCGCCGCAAGGGCCGCATTTACATCATCAACAAGCTGAACCCACGCTACAAGGCTCGTCAGGGCTGATACAGCGCGCGGCTCCGGTCCCATGGATCGGGCCTCAGTTTTAGTTGATCGCATCAAATTTGTTTTGATCTTCGACATTGGCGGGCTACTATGCCCGCCATGCGCGTTTTTGCTTTGTCATATCT
The Rhizobium sp. 11515TR DNA segment above includes these coding regions:
- the ykgO gene encoding type B 50S ribosomal protein L36, coding for MKIKNSLKSLKARHRDNRLVRRKGRIYIINKLNPRYKARQG